From a region of the Vaginimicrobium propionicum genome:
- a CDS encoding succinate dehydrogenase cytochrome b subunit, giving the protein MGAHSISVLGYSESVASTLITKSGSTTPHKAATCSTVARKILMSLTGLCLILFLLMHVFGNLKLLVPDSGAEFDEYSHALRTFLYPILPEKFFLWCFRLFLLACAVIHILFAVQLTFRNFTGGNRVKYLKTRYLEGSFAARTMIWSGIIIFLAFIFHLLQFTTQTIRINYPAGEMNIAPHLRVVNAFQQPWMVIFYAIFVGLVCFHIWHGFSSAFTTLGLRLGATSSKVIHACAWIVALALFVGFMLTPILIATGVIFS; this is encoded by the coding sequence ATGGGTGCGCACTCGATATCCGTTCTAGGCTATAGTGAATCTGTGGCCTCGACATTGATTACAAAGTCCGGGAGTACGACTCCCCATAAGGCAGCCACTTGCTCAACAGTAGCAAGAAAGATTCTTATGTCTTTGACTGGCCTTTGCCTTATCCTGTTTCTATTGATGCACGTCTTCGGAAATCTGAAGCTGCTGGTGCCTGACAGCGGAGCTGAGTTCGATGAATACTCGCACGCGTTGCGCACTTTCTTGTATCCGATTTTGCCTGAGAAGTTCTTCCTCTGGTGCTTCCGGTTGTTCCTGCTAGCTTGCGCGGTAATTCACATCCTATTTGCCGTCCAGCTAACCTTCCGCAACTTCACTGGTGGTAATCGGGTCAAATATCTTAAGACCCGCTATCTCGAGGGTAGCTTCGCAGCGCGCACTATGATCTGGTCGGGCATCATCATCTTCCTTGCCTTTATATTCCATCTTCTGCAGTTCACCACTCAGACGATTCGGATTAACTACCCGGCAGGCGAAATGAATATCGCCCCGCACCTGCGTGTTGTAAATGCTTTCCAGCAGCCGTGGATGGTGATTTTCTATGCCATCTTCGTTGGTCTGGTTTGCTTCCATATCTGGCACGGATTCTCCAGCGCCTTCACCACGCTTGGCCTTCGTTTGGGAGCAACTAGCTCCAAGGTTATTCATGCGTGCGCTTGGATCGTTGCGCTGGCGTTATTCGTTGGCTTCATGCTTACGCCAATCCTGATCGCGACTGGAGTGATTTTCTCATGA
- the rplS gene encoding 50S ribosomal protein L19, with protein MKTKLIRELDEAQMKSDLPEFRAGDSVRVHVKVVEGSKSRIQVFAGVVIAKSGSGLQEAFTVRKVSYGTGIERTFPLHSPIIDKIEVERRGHVRRAKLYYLRDRHGKAAKIKEKR; from the coding sequence ATGAAGACCAAGCTGATTCGTGAGCTCGACGAAGCTCAGATGAAGTCCGACCTGCCTGAGTTCCGCGCCGGTGATTCGGTTCGCGTACACGTTAAGGTCGTTGAAGGTAGTAAATCTCGTATCCAGGTTTTTGCTGGCGTTGTTATCGCCAAATCTGGCTCTGGTTTGCAAGAGGCATTTACCGTCCGAAAGGTTTCTTACGGCACTGGTATTGAGCGTACCTTCCCGCTACATTCACCAATCATCGACAAGATTGAGGTTGAACGTCGCGGTCATGTGCGTCGCGCCAAGCTCTACTACTTGCGTGACCGCCATGGAAAGGCTGCCAAGATTAAAGAAAAGCGCTAA
- a CDS encoding fumarate reductase/succinate dehydrogenase flavoprotein subunit, which translates to MTATIPAGDEQFYELGEEIHDTKADTSLPIAQVWKDRQFRAALVNPANRRKMTIIVVGSGLAGGAAAASLGEAGYHVKCFCYQDSPRRAHSIAAQGGINAAKNYKNDNDSIYRLFYDTVKGGDYRARETNVHRLAEVSANIIDQCVAQGVPFARDYGGLLDNRSFGGVQVQRTFYARGQTGQQLLIGAYQALERQVAEGTVEMFSRHEMLELIVKDGHARGIVARDMVTGEMDAYTADAVVLATGGYGNVFFLSTNAMGCNATAVWRAHRKGAYFGNPCYTQIHPTCIPQHGTNQSKLTLMSESLRNDGRIWVPKKAEDCDKDPRQIPEEDRDYYLERIYPSFGNLVPRDIASRQAKNVCDEGRGVGPVVPEIGPDGKERQVRRGVYLDFAEAIGRMGRKAVEAKYGNLFDMYKQITADDPYEVPMRIYPAVHYTMGGLWVDYDLETTIPGLFCSGEANFSDHGANRLGASALMQGLSDGYFVLPNTINDYLAKCHEGTLPADDPDVQAALKSAKDRVTKLMAIQGDRTVDSIHKELGHIMWEYCGMARNEAGLKKAIGMIRALREEFWTNVKVTGKADDLNQALERAGRLADFLELGELMCVDALHRRESCGGHFRTEHQTEEGEALRHDDEFAYVAAWEWKGAGQKPVLHKEPLIYKAIELKQRSYK; encoded by the coding sequence ATGACCGCTACTATTCCCGCTGGTGACGAGCAATTCTACGAGCTCGGCGAAGAAATCCACGACACTAAAGCCGATACCAGCTTGCCGATTGCTCAGGTTTGGAAAGATCGACAATTCCGTGCTGCGCTGGTCAACCCCGCCAACCGCCGCAAGATGACCATTATCGTTGTTGGTTCTGGTCTGGCTGGCGGTGCTGCCGCCGCCTCCCTTGGTGAAGCTGGTTATCACGTAAAGTGCTTCTGCTACCAAGACAGCCCACGGCGTGCTCACTCGATTGCTGCCCAAGGCGGTATTAACGCAGCTAAGAATTACAAGAACGACAACGACTCGATTTACCGGCTGTTCTACGACACGGTAAAAGGTGGCGACTACCGCGCCCGCGAGACTAACGTTCACCGCTTAGCTGAAGTATCAGCCAATATTATTGACCAATGCGTAGCTCAGGGCGTGCCATTCGCTCGTGACTACGGCGGCTTGCTTGATAACCGTTCTTTCGGCGGCGTTCAGGTGCAGCGTACTTTCTACGCTCGTGGCCAAACCGGCCAGCAGCTGTTGATTGGTGCCTATCAGGCGTTGGAGCGTCAGGTTGCTGAGGGAACTGTCGAAATGTTCTCGCGGCACGAGATGCTGGAGCTGATCGTTAAAGACGGACATGCTCGCGGCATTGTCGCTCGCGATATGGTAACCGGTGAAATGGACGCCTATACCGCTGATGCAGTGGTGCTAGCCACTGGCGGTTATGGCAACGTATTCTTCCTGTCCACCAATGCGATGGGGTGTAATGCAACGGCTGTTTGGCGGGCACACCGCAAGGGTGCCTACTTTGGCAACCCGTGCTATACCCAGATCCACCCGACTTGTATTCCGCAGCACGGCACTAACCAGTCAAAACTGACGTTGATGTCCGAGTCTCTGCGTAATGACGGTCGAATCTGGGTGCCAAAGAAGGCTGAGGATTGCGATAAGGATCCGCGTCAGATTCCTGAAGAAGATCGCGATTACTACTTAGAGCGCATCTACCCATCCTTCGGCAACTTGGTGCCGCGCGATATCGCATCCAGACAAGCAAAGAACGTTTGCGATGAAGGACGCGGTGTAGGTCCGGTCGTTCCAGAGATCGGTCCAGATGGTAAGGAACGCCAGGTTCGTCGCGGTGTCTACCTTGACTTCGCAGAAGCCATCGGGCGGATGGGACGTAAAGCAGTTGAGGCTAAATACGGCAACCTCTTTGATATGTACAAGCAGATCACTGCTGACGATCCGTACGAAGTGCCAATGCGTATCTATCCAGCAGTTCACTACACCATGGGCGGTCTGTGGGTTGACTACGATCTAGAGACTACAATTCCGGGTCTGTTCTGCAGTGGCGAAGCCAACTTCTCTGATCACGGAGCTAACCGACTGGGTGCCTCGGCTCTAATGCAAGGGCTATCCGATGGGTATTTCGTGCTGCCTAATACCATTAACGATTACTTAGCTAAGTGTCACGAAGGTACGTTGCCTGCCGACGATCCAGACGTTCAAGCAGCTTTGAAATCGGCTAAAGATCGCGTCACAAAGCTGATGGCTATTCAAGGTGATCGCACAGTTGATTCCATTCACAAGGAACTCGGTCACATCATGTGGGAATACTGCGGTATGGCGCGTAATGAGGCTGGTCTAAAGAAGGCGATCGGCATGATTCGCGCATTGCGTGAAGAGTTCTGGACCAACGTCAAGGTGACTGGTAAGGCGGACGATCTTAACCAGGCGCTTGAACGCGCTGGTCGACTAGCCGACTTCCTTGAACTGGGCGAGTTGATGTGTGTTGATGCACTACACCGCAGGGAGTCTTGCGGTGGCCACTTCCGTACTGAGCACCAGACTGAAGAAGGCGAGGCACTACGTCATGATGACGAATTCGCTTACGTGGCTGCCTGGGAATGGAAGGGGGCTGGCCAAAAGCCGGTCTTGCATAAAGAGCCGTTGATTTACAAGGCGATCGAGCTAAAGCAGAGGAGCTACAAGTGA
- a CDS encoding succinate dehydrogenase/fumarate reductase iron-sulfur subunit, producing MRLHLKVWRQARGASDGRLEDYDIDNISEDMSFLEMLDQLNEELTAKGIEPVVFDSDCREGICGTCGMVINGTPHGRAASPVRTTTCQLHMRSFKDGDTITIEPWRAGAFPIIKDLIVDRTALDRIIQAGGFISVNTGAAPDAHANAIPKIKADKAFDNATCIGCGACVAACPNSSAMLFTSAKVTHLANLPQGEPERFLRVKGMVGQHDAEGFGSCSNIGECAAVCPKGIPLESIGQLNRDLWHSLFKADGK from the coding sequence GTGAGACTTCATCTAAAGGTTTGGCGACAGGCTCGGGGCGCATCTGACGGTCGCCTGGAGGACTATGACATCGACAATATCTCCGAAGACATGAGCTTTTTGGAGATGCTTGATCAGTTGAATGAGGAACTGACTGCCAAGGGCATAGAGCCGGTCGTCTTTGATTCTGACTGCCGCGAAGGTATTTGCGGCACTTGCGGCATGGTGATTAACGGTACTCCGCATGGTCGTGCCGCATCGCCAGTTCGCACCACCACCTGCCAGCTGCATATGCGTTCATTCAAAGATGGTGACACCATCACGATTGAGCCGTGGCGGGCTGGAGCCTTCCCGATTATCAAAGATTTAATCGTGGACCGTACAGCATTAGATCGCATTATTCAGGCTGGTGGTTTCATTTCCGTCAACACTGGTGCTGCCCCAGATGCGCACGCTAACGCAATCCCGAAGATCAAGGCCGACAAGGCTTTTGACAACGCTACATGCATTGGCTGTGGTGCTTGTGTGGCTGCCTGCCCGAACTCTTCGGCAATGCTGTTCACCTCGGCTAAAGTCACTCACCTGGCTAATCTGCCTCAAGGCGAGCCGGAGCGTTTCCTGCGCGTTAAGGGAATGGTTGGCCAGCATGATGCGGAAGGTTTCGGATCGTGCTCTAATATCGGCGAATGCGCTGCGGTTTGCCCGAAGGGTATCCCGCTAGAGTCGATTGGTCAGCTAAACCGTGACCTTTGGCATTCCTTGTTCAAAGCTGACGGTAAGTAA
- a CDS encoding aldo/keto reductase, with amino-acid sequence MDIPQLGFGTYKIPPANAYQAVRDALEVGYRHIDTAQMYGNEAEVGQAIADSGIDRDAIFITTKLNNPYHEPDAARETFAKSLEKLQLDEVDLFLIHWPMAKTTDYVATWRTLLEFAADGRARAVGVSNFEPKHLNRIIDATGVVPAVNQIELHPYLQQRELVAVNQQLGIVTESWSPLARGKIITDPLIRSIGDEISRTPAQVVIRWHLQHGYVVFPKSLHRERMVENFNVFDFELSPEQMERIDSLECNGRVGSHPDQMELS; translated from the coding sequence GTGGATATTCCTCAGCTTGGATTTGGTACCTATAAAATCCCTCCCGCTAACGCTTATCAAGCGGTACGTGACGCCTTAGAAGTTGGTTACCGACATATCGACACTGCGCAAATGTACGGTAATGAGGCTGAAGTCGGTCAGGCCATCGCCGATAGTGGTATTGACCGCGACGCCATCTTCATCACTACGAAGTTGAATAACCCGTACCATGAGCCAGACGCGGCGCGAGAAACATTTGCTAAGAGTCTAGAGAAACTGCAATTAGATGAGGTTGATCTATTTCTGATTCACTGGCCAATGGCCAAAACCACTGATTATGTGGCTACCTGGCGCACCCTACTTGAGTTCGCCGCCGATGGTCGTGCCAGGGCAGTAGGGGTGTCTAACTTCGAGCCTAAACACTTAAACCGCATTATTGATGCTACTGGCGTTGTGCCAGCCGTAAATCAAATTGAACTCCACCCCTATCTCCAACAACGTGAACTAGTTGCCGTCAATCAGCAGTTAGGCATAGTCACCGAATCGTGGTCGCCTTTGGCGCGTGGCAAAATCATCACGGATCCACTGATTAGAAGTATCGGCGACGAAATCTCTCGAACGCCCGCTCAAGTAGTGATTCGTTGGCACTTGCAGCATGGCTACGTGGTTTTCCCGAAATCGCTGCATCGCGAACGGATGGTCGAAAACTTCAATGTATTCGATTTTGAATTAAGTCCAGAGCAAATGGAAAGAATTGATTCTTTGGAGTGCAATGGACGTGTTGGCTCTCACCCTGATCAGATGGAACTGTCCTGA